The window TTTATGTGTATGTCATCAAGACACCGCAAGCCGCCGCCAGCAAAAAACTGCTATTGCTGCGGTGAACTCGCCGCGGCATCTGCAAAGTTCGCTTTTCAGAAATGGCCTTTTTGCCGCTGATTTATACTGAAATGCACGGATTTCGGATTTTTTGACTGTGAACAATATCTGATGATGAGGTTCGCTTCTCGGTTGCCAGTGCATTCATGCCCCACGCCACTCCACAAGATACCAAAATTTATCACACCCGCATGGGCCTGCCGAAGCATGCGACGTGCTTGTTTGGCCGCGCCGGCTGGCAGGTTAGCCGCCTCGGTTTTGGATGTTACCGCATTGACGCCGTAACGCCGGCGCATGCCGAAGCGCTTGCCTTCGCCCTGCGCAACGGAATTAACTTGATCGACACGTCGACGAATTATGGCGACGGCGAATCCGAGAGTCTGGTTGGCCAGGTTCTGCAAGAGTTGATCGCCACCGGCGAAGTTCGCCGCGCCGAAGTCGTTATCGTCTCGAAAGCCGGATACGTGCAGGGCAAGAATCTCGCGCTGGCGCAGCAACGCGAGCGCGAGGGCCGCCCGTTTCCAGAAATGGTCAAATATATGGACAATTGCTGGCATTGCCTGCATCCTGACTTTCTGGCGGACCAGCTCGACCGCAGCCTGGAGCGGCTGCAACTTGACCGGCTCGCCGTTTTGCTGCTGCACAATCCCGAGTATTTTTTGTCGCACACCGTCAAACAACACGCCGAGCTGAACGCCGCAAAAGACGAATACTATCGCCGACTGGCCGCAGCTTTCGCATTTTTGGAGACACAGGTCGAGAGCGGTAAAATTTCATGGTACGGCATTTCCTCCAACACCCTCCCGCATCCCGCCTCGCATCCGGAATTTACTTCGCTGGAACGTGTTTGGAATATTGCCGCCCGCCTCGCGCCGCATTTTGGCGTGGTGCAGTTTCCCTTCAATCTTTTTGAAACCGGGGCCATGCGCGAGCGCAATCTAAACGCGGGCGCACAAACGGTGTTGGAATTTGCGCGCGCCCAAAATCTCGCAACACTGGCGAATCGCCCGCTAAACGCGATGCGCAGCGGCAGCATGACGCGCCTGGCTTCCTTTGAGACCATTTCATCACAACAAGCGGAAGAAATTTTCCCGCAACAACTTGCCGCGGTCGAACGCGACTTTGCCGCACGCATTTGTCCCGAGCTTGAATTCACCCATCGCCTGCAAAATCATGATCACATATTCGATTATGCCGCGCAGCTCGCCGGCGGTTTGCATGCGTTTCGCAATTGGGCGCATTGGGATTACGTTCGACAGTACTTGATCGAACCGCAAAGCGAGCGTGCGTTAGATTATTTGCGCCATCTGAGTAACAATGCGGCGCTTTGGCAAAGGTGGGAGGCAGAGTTTCGTTCGGCGCTGCACGCCGTGCTCACGACGCTGGCGCAGCAACACAGCGCGAGCGTTGCCGAAGCGTCAGAAAAAATTGCGGTGCAGCTCGACCATCTCGCGCCCGCATTGGCAACGACGCCGGCTTTATCACAGAAAGCCTTGCGCGTGCTCCTGCAAAGCGAGGGTCTGCACGCGGTATTGCTGGGCATGCGTCGACGCGCATATGTCGAAGACGCATTACACGCCCTGTGCGCCGAACCGATTCCGAATTTTTATTTCGATTTCAACCTATGGAACGACTGAGAGACGAGGCCTTGCGATTTTTTCGCATGGCCTATCAAATGCAAATGCGCGGCAACTTGGAGCAAGCCATCGCGCACTACAAAAGATCGCTTGAAATCGAGCCAACGGCCGAGGCGCACACGTTTCTCGGCTGGACCTACAGCATGATGGGGCGCCTGGATGAGGCAATTGCTGAATGCCGGCGCGCAATCAAACTCGATCCCGACTTCGGCAATCCCTACAACGACATTGGCGTGTATCTTATCGAAAAAGGCCAGATTGACGACGCTATTCCGTGGCTCAAAAGCGCCGTGGACGCGCTGCGCTATGAAAATCGCGAATTTCCTCATGCCAATCTCGGCTTGATTTACGAACGCAAATTGCTTTGGCCGCTGGCGCTGGTGTGTTATGAACGCGCGCTGGCGGTGCGGCCGGATTACTCGCTCGCGCGGCAGGCCGTGGAACGTTTGCGCGCAAATTTGAATTGAGGCAATATGACGACACAAGCGCTGTTGATTCTCGCGCTCGGCTGTTTGCTGCTCGGTGGGCTGTTGGCGTGGCTCTGGATTGATTTTTACCGCCGTAATCGCCGAATGCGAAACCCGTCGTTGGGCAGCTCGACGATGCAAGATGCTTCATTGAAACGCGCGCGCCCAAATGAAAAGGACATGAATCGGCGCACTTAACGCTGATTCATGTCCGTTCAAAACACCGTATTGGGGGCATAATGCTCCTGCAATGGCCTGGCGGTTGCCTTAACGGCTCAAGAGTTCCCTCCATCTCAATCAACGTCGGTCAGGAGTATTTTCAGACCGGCGCATTTTTTCCAGGGTGGTCAGGCAAAAATCTTATCTCATCAGCCGCACACGCACGGCGCGATCACCCTTCATTTCACGCTGAACATCAAATCCGACGCGTTGGCCGGGCTTGAGCTGGCGGCCGGGCACGCCCGCGTCCAAATCATTCGCGTGCACGAACAAATCCTCATCGTCATCGCTGGTAATGAAGCCAAAGCCTTTGGCGGGATCCCATTTTTTGACAGTGCCGTATTGCATGATCATCTCCTTTATCAGATGCTACGGTTTTTGTTTGCCGATGAAAAGATTGCCAGAAAATCTGAAAAAGCCGGGGGCTGAGCGCAAAGCTTCACAAACGCCCTGCGGGATGTCCCACGGAAGAATGCCTTCTTAAAATAACCACCTACGAGATGAATTATTTTATTCATTGCACAACATCCCGTTCGTGCAATTTCACCGCCAGCACGGGACAGGGCGCGTGCCGGATGACGCGGGCGGTATTGCCGCCAAGAAAGAAATCCTGCAGCCGGCTCAGGCCGCGTGTTCCCATCACGATCAAATCAATTTCATTGGCATCCGCAAAGGTGACGATCTCGTGATACGGCCGTCCGGTGAGCACGTGTGTTTGATAACGGCGCGGCCGCGACTCGAATTCGCCCAGCAAACGCTCCATTTCTTGATGCGACTGCGCCGTAAAATCTTGATTGAATTGTTCGGCGAGATCGATATTGATGGTATAATGCGCGGGATACACCGGCACATCAATCACATGCAAAACCTGCAAATGCGCGTCGAATAAATGCGCCAGGGCAACGGCATAACGCAGGGCTTTGGCGCTATCCGGCGAGAAATCCACCGGCGCAAGAATCTTGAGATACGGCATCACCTCGACCGCCTCAGCTGTCGGTGTGCGCGCCACCAGCACCGGGCAACCGGCATCACGCATCAAATCTTCTGCAATGCTGCCCATAATTAAATGGCTCAGGCCACTGCGGCCGTGCGTGCCGGCAACGATCAAGTCGATGTGATGATCGGCGGCAAAACGGATTATCTCTTCGCCGGGATGCGCGTTTTGGCGCAACTCGCGGCGCACGCGCAAACGCTGCAACGGCGCGAGACCGAAGCGTTCGGTGATCTCACCTTCGGCGAATTCTTCCAGCTCGTCACGCTCCGGATCCAGCTCGGGAAATTTCGGCTGCGCCGCGGCGGTCTTTTCCGTCAACACGTGCAACATCGTGAGCCGCGCATCGAAACGCTCGGCAAGCATCGCGGCATGCCCGAGCGCCGCGCTTGGCGGTTCGGCAAAATCGGTGGGAATCAAGATTTCACGAATTTGGATCATGTTGCGCCTCGTCGCCTTGATCAAAGATTCCAACATTTAGCTAAAATAGGTATCAGGAATGCCGCCTGCGCAATTCTTCATAATATGCCGCTTCAGCCAGTTTGCTGCGCTTGGCAAAACCCTGGGACAGAATTTGGCATTTTTGCGACAACATTGCAAGCGTTGCTTTGCGCCATTCGCCGTTCAGCCGATCGTCCGCCAGCATTTTCAACAAAGCGGCAACGCGATAACGGTCGCTCCCCCACTCGCTTTGTGAGAGTTGGTCGCCGTGCCCGCCGCGTTTAATGATCAATGGTTCGTCGATAAAACCGACTTCGACGCGCGCGGCGACCCGCAGCCATAAATCATAATCCTCACAAACCGGCAGATTCTCATCGAATACGCCAATCTCTTCGAATAACTCGCGGCGCATCAACACGGAGGAGGGGCTGATGATGCACCGCGGCAGGCAATACGGATAAATCCAGCCGCCGTATTTGCGGTGAATCAACTTCTGATTTACCCGCCGCCCGTGGCGAATCCAGATTTCGTTGGTGTAACACAGCAGCATGCCGGAATGCTGTTGCATCCACGCGAGCTGCTGCGCGAGTTTGTGCGGCGTCCACAAATCATCCGAATCCAGAAAGGTGATGAGGCGGCCGCGCGCCAGCCGGATGCCATGATTGCGTGCGGCAGACACGCCGCGATGCGCCTGAGAAATGTAGTGAATTTGTCCGCCAAACGCCGCACACATTTTCGCGGTGTCGTCGGTCGAGCCATCGTCAACGATCAATAACTCAAAATCGCGCGCGCTTTGCGCCAATACGGAAGCGATTGCTTCTCGCAAAAAAGCAGCGCGATTGTAGGTCGGAATGATGATCGACGTCAACGGAGCCACAGACATGACACAAAATAGGCAGACGCACATGCAATGTCAACTATTGTGTCGTGTGACAAGCGCAAAAAACAAGGCGTAAACCGAGAATGATATTGCGTACGGGTGAATTTTTAATTAAATTCCGTTAAATCAAAGGGATTTGGGAAATCATCGAGCCGGAAGGACATGAATTCTAAGCCGCTTTTTGCCGTATTGATGATTGCGTTGCTTGTTGGTTTTGGCAACTCATGTATATGTGTGACCGATCCTCCTCCCCATGCCCCCCCCGCCGACCCG is drawn from Cytophagia bacterium CHB2 and contains these coding sequences:
- a CDS encoding cold shock domain-containing protein: MQYGTVKKWDPAKGFGFITSDDDEDLFVHANDLDAGVPGRQLKPGQRVGFDVQREMKGDRAVRVRLMR
- a CDS encoding aldo/keto reductase; protein product: MPHATPQDTKIYHTRMGLPKHATCLFGRAGWQVSRLGFGCYRIDAVTPAHAEALAFALRNGINLIDTSTNYGDGESESLVGQVLQELIATGEVRRAEVVIVSKAGYVQGKNLALAQQREREGRPFPEMVKYMDNCWHCLHPDFLADQLDRSLERLQLDRLAVLLLHNPEYFLSHTVKQHAELNAAKDEYYRRLAAAFAFLETQVESGKISWYGISSNTLPHPASHPEFTSLERVWNIAARLAPHFGVVQFPFNLFETGAMRERNLNAGAQTVLEFARAQNLATLANRPLNAMRSGSMTRLASFETISSQQAEEIFPQQLAAVERDFAARICPELEFTHRLQNHDHIFDYAAQLAGGLHAFRNWAHWDYVRQYLIEPQSERALDYLRHLSNNAALWQRWEAEFRSALHAVLTTLAQQHSASVAEASEKIAVQLDHLAPALATTPALSQKALRVLLQSEGLHAVLLGMRRRAYVEDALHALCAEPIPNFYFDFNLWND
- a CDS encoding tetratricopeptide repeat protein, which produces MERLRDEALRFFRMAYQMQMRGNLEQAIAHYKRSLEIEPTAEAHTFLGWTYSMMGRLDEAIAECRRAIKLDPDFGNPYNDIGVYLIEKGQIDDAIPWLKSAVDALRYENREFPHANLGLIYERKLLWPLALVCYERALAVRPDYSLARQAVERLRANLN
- a CDS encoding glycosyltransferase, translating into MSVAPLTSIIIPTYNRAAFLREAIASVLAQSARDFELLIVDDGSTDDTAKMCAAFGGQIHYISQAHRGVSAARNHGIRLARGRLITFLDSDDLWTPHKLAQQLAWMQQHSGMLLCYTNEIWIRHGRRVNQKLIHRKYGGWIYPYCLPRCIISPSSVLMRRELFEEIGVFDENLPVCEDYDLWLRVAARVEVGFIDEPLIIKRGGHGDQLSQSEWGSDRYRVAALLKMLADDRLNGEWRKATLAMLSQKCQILSQGFAKRSKLAEAAYYEELRRRHS
- a CDS encoding universal stress protein; this translates as MLESLIKATRRNMIQIREILIPTDFAEPPSAALGHAAMLAERFDARLTMLHVLTEKTAAAQPKFPELDPERDELEEFAEGEITERFGLAPLQRLRVRRELRQNAHPGEEIIRFAADHHIDLIVAGTHGRSGLSHLIMGSIAEDLMRDAGCPVLVARTPTAEAVEVMPYLKILAPVDFSPDSAKALRYAVALAHLFDAHLQVLHVIDVPVYPAHYTINIDLAEQFNQDFTAQSHQEMERLLGEFESRPRRYQTHVLTGRPYHEIVTFADANEIDLIVMGTRGLSRLQDFFLGGNTARVIRHAPCPVLAVKLHERDVVQ